Proteins found in one Terriglobia bacterium genomic segment:
- a CDS encoding ATP-binding protein, whose protein sequence is MTIKSDRIEIRIGSALEYLDLVQTLTDCVTDFMGFDDDTAHWIGMSVRESVTNAIQHGNRMDLSKRVDITFEVATDQLDISVRDEGAGFQIDSLPNPLDPENLLKPSGRGIFYIRSFMDEVEFIAHSQGGMEVRMVKKVPSNSAVKETEI, encoded by the coding sequence ATGACCATCAAGAGCGACAGGATTGAGATAAGGATCGGCAGCGCGCTGGAATACCTGGATCTGGTGCAGACCCTAACGGACTGCGTTACGGACTTCATGGGATTTGACGATGATACGGCTCACTGGATCGGCATGTCGGTCCGTGAATCGGTAACGAATGCCATCCAGCACGGCAACCGGATGGATCTGAGCAAGAGAGTGGACATCACCTTCGAGGTTGCCACGGATCAGCTCGACATATCGGTCCGGGACGAGGGTGCCGGCTTTCAGATTGACAGCCTGCCGAATCCGCTCGATCCCGAGAATCTCCTGAAGCCCAGCGGGCGCGGAATCTTTTATATTCGGTCCTTTATGGATGAGGTAGAATTCATTGCGCACTCCCAGGGTGGAATGGAAGTTCGCATGGTTAAGAAGGTACCTTCAAATTCAGCAGTCAAGGAGACAGAGATATGA